A genomic stretch from Gopherus evgoodei ecotype Sinaloan lineage unplaced genomic scaffold, rGopEvg1_v1.p scaffold_195_arrow_ctg1, whole genome shotgun sequence includes:
- the LOC115640077 gene encoding olfactory receptor 6C76-like encodes MRNQTTVTEFILIGFLYPRHLECLIAVGFLASYLLILSGNIMIIGIILLDRHLHSPMHFFLWNLSCLEILITSSVLPKVIASFLTGDRSISYLACITQCYFYFLLGCSEFVLLAVMSYDRYVAICNPLRYTMVMNAQLCFQLVVGSWATWFLATIIPTILVITLPFCNVNHIDHFFCDSLALVKLSCVDTSFVELLSFMTSSAILMGSLILTVVSYTCIVATIFRITSHSGRNKAFSTCSSHFIIITMGYGSCIFMYVRPSASEISLNKLVALLNTVVTPLMSPFIFSMRNQQMKDSLRAALKRSMNFSRKHINF; translated from the coding sequence ATGCGGAACCAAACGACCGTGACCGAATTCATCCTCATTGGCTTCCTCTACCCCCGCCATCTGGAATGCCTCATTGCTGTTGGCTTCTTGGCCTCTTACTTGCTGATCTTGTCTGGCAATATCATGATCATCGGCATCATCCTCTTAGACCGTCACCTCCACAGCCCCATGCACTTCTTCCTCTGGAACCTCTCCTGTTTGGAGATCCTTATTACATCTTCTGTCCTACCCAAGGTGATTGCCAGCTTTCTGACAGGTGACAGGTCCATCTCCTACCTGGCTTGTATCACTCAGTGCTACTTctacttccttttgggctgcagTGAGTTTGTTCTTCTGGCCGTTATGTCCTatgatcgctatgtggccatctgcaaccCACTGCGCTACACCATGGTCATGAATGCTCAGCTCTGCTTCCAGCTCGTGGTGGGGTCATGGGCAACGTGGTTCCTGGCCACCATCATCCCCACCATCCTGGTCATCACCCTGCCCTTCTGCAATGTCAACCATATTgaccacttcttctgtgacagCTTGGCCTTGGTCAAGCTGTCCTGTGTGGACACGAGCTTTGTGGAGCTGCTGAGTTTCATGACCTCCTCCGCCATCCTGATGGGCTCCTTGATCCTGACGGTGGTGTCCTACACTTGTATTGTTGCCACCATCTTCAGGATAACATCCCACTCAGGACGCAACAAGgctttctccacctgctcctcccacttcatcatcatcaccatGGGCTATGGCAGCTGCATCTTCATGTATGTCCGGCCTTCGGCCAGCGAAATCTCGCTCAACAAGCTGGTGGCCCTGCTCAACACAGTGGTGACCCCTCTCATGAGCCCCTTCATCTTCAGCATGAGGAACCAGCAGATGAAAGATTCCCTGAGGGCAGCCTTGAAAAGAAGCATGAACTTCTCAAGgaagcatattaacttctga
- the LOC115640078 gene encoding olfactory receptor 10A7-like, which yields MWSQQDRAMEENLTAVTEFIFLGFSDLQHLQPLLFVLIFLIYLFTLIGNGLIIAVTVADLALHTPMYFFLRNLSVLEICYTSVVVPKTLTNLLSEKQAISFLGCAVQMYFYLFFGSTECGLLTVMSYDRYIAICNPMRYSLIMSRKVTLSLAAMVWIVGKLVACEQTATIFMLPFHGLNKINHFFCDVLPVLRLVSTDTSLINAILSFLTMVFTIVPLILIITSYASIICTILKMHSDEGRHKAFSACSSHLITVILFYCSAFITYMRPSSNVSVDTDRALALLYTVIIPTFNPIIYSLRNKEVKEAVRKFLTRSNISLFS from the coding sequence ATGTGGTCTCAACAGGACCGAGCTATGGAAGAAAACCTAACAGCAGTGACAGAGTTTATCTTTCTGGGCTTCTCAGACCTCCAGCATCTGCAGCCCCTTCTTTTtgtcctcatcttcctcatctaCCTCTTCACACTGATAGGAAATGGCCTCATCATCGCTGTCACGGTTGCTGACCTGgccctccacacccccatgtatttcttcctcaggaACTTGTCAGTCTTGGAGATCTGCTACACTTCAGTGGTCGTCCCTAAGACCTTGACCAACCTCCTGTCAGAAAAGCAGGCTATCTCGTTCCTGGGCTGTGCAGTCCAGATGTACTTCTACCTTTTCTTTGGCAGCACAGAGTGTGGCCTGCTGACTGTTATGTCCTATGACAGGTACATTGCCATATGCAACCCCATGCGTTACTCACTCATCATGAGCAGAAAGGTCACCCTAAGCTTGGCAGCTATGGTGTGGATCGTGGGCAAGTTGGTGGCATGTGAGCAAACGGCAACCATATTCATGTTACCCTTCCATGGGCTGAATAAAATCAACCACTTCTTCTGCGACGTCCTCCCAGTGCTTAGGCTGGTGAGCACAGACACATCGCTCATCAATGCCATTCTTTCCTTTCTCACTATGGTGTTCACAATAGTCCCCTTAATCTTAATCATCACCTCCTATGCAAGCATCATCTGCACCATTCTGAAGATGCACTCAGATGAGGGGAGACACAAAGCTTTCTCCGCTTGCTCCTCACACCTAATCACAGTCATCTTATTCTACTGCAGTGCCTTTATCACCTACATGAGGCCCAGTTCCAATGTCTCTGTGGACACCGATCGAGCCCTCGCCCTGTTGTACACGGTCATTATTCCAACATTCAACCCAATCATATACAGTCTGAGGAACAAAGAAGTCAAGGAAGCTGTGAGGAAATTCTTGACCAGGAGTAACATTTCTTTGTTCTCATAA
- the LOC115640076 gene encoding olfactory receptor 5V1-like — MVNQELSYVPFRCDHGESRTPTEFILLGFHNIQGLHFLLSWVIFVIYIFTIVGNMFIVFLSLVEPCLQTPVYFFLGNLSLLDVCLTTTTVPQMLVHLISGRSSISYERCATQLYFFLFFVGAECILLATMAYDRYMAICKPLHYTLFMNRKFCVLLVSVSWLNGALNAALHTFLTIHLPFCEANRINYFYCDIPPLLALSCGDISFNITMILVSSIFLGWSPTLCIGLSYGYIVSRILKIHSPEGRSKAFSTCVSHLTAVLLYYGSSIFTYVRPLSSYSLNNDKLISLLYNIITPMLNPLIYTLRNKDVKRAMKKVLVRKMLF; from the exons ATGGTGAATCAGGAGCTTTCCTATGTCCCCTTCAG ATGTGATCATGGAGAATCACGCACACCaactgaattcatccttcttggaTTTCATAATATTCAGGGGTTACATTTCCTACTGTCTTGGGTTATCTTCGTCATCTACATCTTCACTATCGTGGGGAACATGTTCATCGTCTTCCTCTCCTTGGTGGAACCATGCCTCCAAACCCCagtgtacttcttcctgggaaaCCTCTCCCTCCTAGACGTCTGCCTGACCACCACCACTGTCCCCCAGATGCTGGTGCACCTCATCTCAGGCAGGAGCAGTATCTCATATGAAAGGTGTGCAACACAACTCtacttctttctcttttttgtggGTGCTGAGTGCATCTTGCTGGCCACCATGGCGTACGACCGCTACATGGCCATATGCAAACCCCTGCACTACACCCTGTTCATGAACAGGAAGttttgtgttctgctggtgtcagTTTCCTGGCTTAATGGTGCACTCAATGCAGCCTTGCACACATTCCTCACTATCCACCTGCCCTTCTGTGAGGCCAACAGGATCAATTACTTCTACTGTGATATCCCACCACTGCTGGCTCTTTCCTGTGGAGACATCTCATTCAATATCACCATGATACTGGTCTCCAGCATCTTCTTGGGGTGGAGCCCCACCCTGTGCATTGGACTTTCATATGGGTACATTGTTTCAAGGATACTGAAGATACATTCCCCTGAGGGGAGGAGCAAGGCCTTCTCCACCTGTGTGTCACATCTCACTGCAGTCCTGCTCTACTATGGAAGTAGTATCTTCACCTATGTCAGACCCCTCTCTAGCTACTCCCTGAATAATGACAAGTTAATCTCTCTGTTGTACAACATCATCACCCCCATGTTAAACCCATTGATCTATACTCTGAGGAACAAGGATGTAAAGAGAGCCATGAAAAAGGTCCTTGTAAGGAAAATGTTATTCTAA